TTGATGGGGCTACCCTTCGGCTGGACGCGGATCGCTTCCAGTGCGGTGAGGGTCGAAACGCGGACGAAGTCCTCGAAGCTCAACTTCACTGCGGGTTTCGTGGCCATGTCCATCTCCTTCCGGACGCTGTCGCCTCGCGGGATGCGAGGGACCTCTGCAAGAGGAGGGATCTATTCGGTCGGTACTGGGTGCGGCCGAGGTCGTCTTCCGAGCCTGTTCTCGGAAAGAGCTGCGGACGGTGCGCGAGAGCTGCCGGCCCCGGGCCGGGAGAGCCTCGTTCTGGGAGAGATAACGAACGAGGAAACGAAACCGAACAGGCGGCCTGCCCTTCCAGCCGTGGAGAGGTGCTGCGGAACGGGTGCGGGCCCCTGCCAAGGCCGATCGCGTGATGCGCCTCAAAGCGGAGGACCCGCGGGCGTTGCCGCGGGTCCTCCGGAAGCCGATGGATCACTTCAAGTGGGTTTGGGCCGGCTCAATCCTCGTCGAGGCGCGGGTTGCGCTGCCGCCGGTCCTCCTCGTCCTCCTCGTTCCGCCGGCGATTGTCGTGATCTCCTCGATCTTCCGAGGCCCCGGCGATCCGCGCCGCGCGGTCGATGGAGTCGGCGAGATCGGCAGCGGAGCGGTTCCGGCCTCGATCGCGGTCGAGCTCTGCGGCCTCCCGCCGGAGAGAGCGCCAGCCGAAGTCGTCGGCCGCCGCAGTCTCCTTGAGCTTCTCGGCAAAGGCTCCGGCGAGCGCCGCGTGGCGAAGGTTCGCAGAGGCGCCTTCCCAGCTCCGGGCGAGGTCGCGGGCCCGGAGATCGCGTGACTCCTCGATCACCCGCTTCTCCTCGACGCTCTTCCACCGCAAGCGCAGGGTGGCGATCCTGTCGCTTCCTTCGACTCCGTCACGCAGCCTCACTTCGTAGAGCGCCGTCGCCTGGTGGCCGGCGCCGAGCTCGCCGGCGTCGATGCGGTCGTTGCGGAAATCACGGTCGGCGACGTCGCGGTTCTCGTAGCCGAGCAGGCGCCAGCGGACGACTGACCGGGGATCGAACTCGACCTGCGCCTTGGCCTCCTTGGCCACGGTCTCGAGCGTGCCGGTCAGGTTCTCGACGAAGACCTTGCGCGCTTCGGTCAGGGCGTCGACGTAGTGGTAGGTACCGTCGCCCTGGTCGGCGAGCTGCTCCATCAGGGCGTCGTTGTAGTTGCCCATGCCGAAGCCGATGGTGGTGAGGGCGATGCCGCGCTGCGCCTCTTTGCCGATCCGCGCCAGGATCGACTCCGGGCCGGTGGCACCGACGTTGGCTACGCCGTCGGAGCACAGCAGGATCCGATTGCTCGCCCCCTGCCGCCAGCCCTCGTCGGCGAGGTCGTACGCCAGGCGCAAGCCCTCTTCGGCGTTGGTCGCGCCCTCGGGCTGGAGCTGGGCGATCGCCCGCCGGATCTCCTCGAGATCGCGGGTGTGGCGCAGGAGGATGCGGCCGTTGGAGCCGTAGACGACCAGTCCGACGCGGTCGTCGGTGCCGAGCTCGTCGAGCAGCAGGCCCAGCGCGCGCTTCACCAGCCCGAGGCGGTTTTCCTGGTTCATCGAGCCCGAGACGTCGATGACGAAGGTGAGGACGGCGGGCTTCCTGTCGCGAGCGTCAATTTCGCGCGCTTTGACCGAGAAGCGCAGCAGCCGGGTGCGCTCACCGTAGTAGAACGCCGCCGGGGCTCCCTCGGCGTAGAGCGCGAAGTCA
The DNA window shown above is from Thermoanaerobaculia bacterium and carries:
- a CDS encoding von Willebrand factor type A domain-containing protein yields the protein MNPNDEKIDRAMRDFPVPEPPQGLLEKLKADIPDAATLAGKTATAETGPRRWPLRLAATFVLAAVGATVAWQVVQSRQGKEFDRQAQEFQAPSTPDFRASAPPPPPPPPPPKAQAPKSAGGPDASAVTGAPEASTPLTDSLSARDEMADGQITQPLEVPAAAPAAAEERATALRIGGRKGAEGGVEGGVEGGVAGGVVGGVAGGAPGGVPGGVHGGAVGAVPAAPKPAAQGYVAGDTGSEEPFVIGEVGSTDLKSSATAGSISREQIELLPKGRAYEAERREAARENEAARDASPDTMIFRETPANRFVDSAEDRLSTFALDVDTGSYTLTRGYLDRGILPPPAAIRVEEFVNAQQYDDPAPNVRRGGDFALYAEGAPAAFYYGERTRLLRFSVKAREIDARDRKPAVLTFVIDVSGSMNQENRLGLVKRALGLLLDELGTDDRVGLVVYGSNGRILLRHTRDLEEIRRAIAQLQPEGATNAEEGLRLAYDLADEGWRQGASNRILLCSDGVANVGATGPESILARIGKEAQRGIALTTIGFGMGNYNDALMEQLADQGDGTYHYVDALTEARKVFVENLTGTLETVAKEAKAQVEFDPRSVVRWRLLGYENRDVADRDFRNDRIDAGELGAGHQATALYEVRLRDGVEGSDRIATLRLRWKSVEEKRVIEESRDLRARDLARSWEGASANLRHAALAGAFAEKLKETAAADDFGWRSLRREAAELDRDRGRNRSAADLADSIDRAARIAGASEDRGDHDNRRRNEEDEEDRRQRNPRLDED